The Skermanella pratensis genome has a window encoding:
- the folD gene encoding bifunctional methylenetetrahydrofolate dehydrogenase/methenyltetrahydrofolate cyclohydrolase FolD encodes MSQARIIDGKAFAQRLRDRLSLQVAGLGEAHGLRPGLAVVLVGENPASQVYVRNKGQATVASGMRSFEHKLPDTTDQATLIDLVEQLNRDPAVNGILVQLPLPPQIDPAAVIAAIDPDKDVDGFHVENAGRLALGLPGMVPCTPLGCMMLLNDVLGDDLAGRRALVLGRSSIVGKPMASLLLAASCTVTTAHSRTRDLAEECRRADILVAAVGRPEMVRGDWIKPGATVIDVGINRVPSLDPVAASEGRTRLVGDVAFDEAARVAGAITPVPGGVGPMTIACLLLNTLTATCRQNGVAVPAP; translated from the coding sequence ATGAGCCAGGCAAGAATCATCGACGGCAAGGCCTTTGCCCAGCGCCTGCGCGACCGCCTGTCCCTCCAGGTCGCCGGCCTCGGGGAAGCCCACGGGCTGCGGCCCGGCCTGGCCGTCGTGCTGGTCGGGGAGAACCCGGCCAGCCAGGTCTATGTCCGCAACAAGGGACAGGCGACGGTAGCATCCGGCATGCGCTCGTTCGAGCACAAGCTTCCCGACACCACCGACCAGGCGACGCTGATAGACCTGGTCGAGCAATTGAACCGCGACCCCGCCGTCAACGGCATCCTGGTGCAGCTTCCGCTGCCGCCGCAGATCGACCCGGCGGCCGTGATCGCCGCGATCGACCCGGACAAGGACGTGGACGGCTTCCATGTGGAGAACGCGGGCCGCCTTGCGCTCGGGCTGCCCGGCATGGTGCCCTGCACGCCGCTCGGCTGCATGATGCTGCTGAACGACGTGCTGGGCGACGACCTCGCCGGCCGGCGGGCGCTGGTGCTCGGCCGGTCGTCGATCGTCGGCAAGCCGATGGCGAGCCTGCTGCTCGCGGCGTCCTGCACCGTCACCACCGCCCATTCGCGCACCCGCGACCTGGCCGAGGAATGCCGGCGCGCCGACATCCTGGTGGCGGCGGTCGGCCGGCCGGAGATGGTGCGCGGGGACTGGATCAAGCCGGGAGCCACCGTGATCGACGTCGGCATCAACCGGGTCCCGTCGCTCGATCCGGTCGCGGCGTCGGAAGGCAGGACGCGGCTGGTCGGCGACGTCGCCTTCGACGAGGCGGCCCGCGTGGCCGGCGCCATCACGCCGGTGCCGGGCGGCGTCGGCCCCATGACGATCGCCTGCCTGCTGCTCAACACGCTGACCGCGACCTGCCGGCAGAACGGCGTGGCGGTCCCGGCGCCATGA